The genomic DNA ACCTCATCTGTCCAATGAAGAAAGTGAGGTGGGTGGTTTCTCTGCTCTCCAGCCTCCCAAAGGTTGGGATGGCAGTTTCGAAAGTTCTTCAGGCCCTGACAGTCTTCGTGATAAGCTAGGTAAGTTGATTGAGAATAGTCCAGATGCCTCGTTACAGCATCTGAGTGAGGTCCCCATCTCTCTTCTTATTCCCTAGGCCCCATCCATTCTCCTCACCCCTGCATTCATCCCTTGTTTTCCCCCAGGGTGCCAACCGCCGCCAGCTCTTGGCCACATTACGGGCCCTGGAGGTAGCGTCTGTTCCCCAGCAGCCCCCTAGCCTGCCTGGCAGTGActctgaggaggaggagaaggtagTGGAAACAAAGAAGAAACGCACGAAAAAGGGCTTGTTTGCTGGTGCGTCTAGTGAagtagaggagaaaaggaagaagaaacgtCACAAACAGGGCCCACCTAGCAGTGACTCCAAGGAAGAGGaagtggaaaggaagaagtgCCACAAAGGCGTTCTTCTTGGCAGTGACCTGgctgaagaagaggaaaaaaagaggaaatgccaGAAACAGATCCCTTCAAATCTTGCCCAGCCCCTGGACAGTGTTGACCAAACAGGTAGTATTTGTGGGACGATGagggctgggggtgtggggatCAGCTGACCCTGCATATAACAGAGTTCCTCTGCCACCAGTAGGTATGGAGTTAGGGAATAAGAGGTACTTTCCCATAGACCACAGTTTCTGTCTTAGGGACAGGGGTATGGCCAGGGTGACGTGCTAAGCCTCTGAATTCAGGGTATCTTGCTCCCCAGTATGCCTTTCTATCTCTCTTTCTTCAGATTCCAAAGCTTGGAATTCTAGTGCTACAAGTGATCTCACCAAGCCAACCTGTGAGACCCCTTCCTCTAATCCTCCCCATACGTTGAGTCGCAAGCAATGGCGGAACCGGCAGAAGAACAAGCGTAGACAGAAGAACAAGTTTCggccatctcagccaccagagcaggccccaaccccagcctctgcagaggaggcagaggtgccttctgcccccagtccagACAGCCATGGAGCCCGGGCAGAGGCTCTTCGAGCCCGCATGGCCCAGCGTCTGGATGGTGCCCGGTTCCGCTACCTCAATGAACAGCTGTACTCAGGGCCCAGCAGTGCTGCGCagcacctcttccaggaagaccCTGAGGCCTTTCTCCTCTACCACCGTGGCTTCCAGAACCAAGTCAAGAAGTGGCCACTGCAGCCGGTAGACCGCATCGCCAGGGATCTTCGCCAGCGGTTAGTGAAAATCGGGCGCTGTGAAAAGCTAGGCGTGTCAGTCCCAGGCTCAGACCAGACCAGTGAGCTCTTCCTCCCTTCCATTCCCAGGCCTGCGTCCCTGGTGGTAGCTGACTTTGGCTGTGGGGACTGCCGCCTGGCTTCAAGTATCCGGAACCGTGTACACTGCTTTGACTTGGCCTCTCTGGACCCCCGGGTCACTGTGTGTGACATGGCCCAGGTAAGCCCCTCTCTCCTTCCATGAAATGCGCTCTGCCCACCCTGCATCCTTGTGTCTACTAGCGTTCAGTGCTGGCTTTCTCCTTCCTATAATGTGTGCTTAGTACAACCTTCTCACTCTCCACAGGTGCCTCTGGAGGATGAATCTATAGATGTGGCTGTGTTCTGCCTTTCACTGATGGGAACCAACATcagagacttcctggaggaggcaaatCGAGTGCTGAAGCCAGGGTAGGTGCTCCCAGGACACAGCTGCATGACTGTGTGCACATGCGCGTGTCGGTGTACTTACCCAGAACTTTCCGTCCTTCTCAGGGGTCTCCTGAAAGTGGCTGAGGTCAGCAGCCGCTTTGAAGATGTTCGGACTTTTCTGGGGGCCGTCACCAAACTGGGCTTCAAGGTCATCTCCAAGGTGAGGGCCCCAGGAAGTCTGTCCTATTTTTGTCATATGGGTGGCCCTTCAGGCTAATAATGGTGTTCAGGAAGGAGGTCATTGTCAGACagagatgtttgctccttgaaggCTTGAGTAGTGGGAGAGAGCTGGGAAGCTTTCTGAGCAGGGGTGGGGCCTAGACGGAGGTGATCTGAAGAGCTGGGGTGAGGACTTAGAGCTCACTGGGTCTTTTCTGTCCCTAGGATCTGACCAACAGCCACTTCTTCTTGTTTGACTTTGAAAAGACCGGGCCCCCTCGGGTAGGGCCCAAGACTCAGCTCTCAGGCCTGAAGCTTCAGCCTTGTCTCTACAAGCGCAGGTGACCTTTGGAGCCCTTCTTGAACGGGGAGGCAAATCTTAAACTCCAGACTCAGGACTCTGAAGACTGTATCCAGCCAGACTGTGACCCAGGGCCTGGTACCACCCTTACTCCATCTCAAGAACAAAATGTAATGAAACTCGGCTCAACCCTGCTCTGATGAAGGCTTCTTGGTTCTAGAAAGCATAAAGTCGTTAGGGCTAGCTAAAGAGTAAGGAGTTCATTGTGAGAACACAGGAGTATGTGGGAATTACGGATCCCCTCAGTGTCATGGAAACTACATGGTTTGGAATTCAAGGCGTCTCTGGGTTTGGTGTCTGTTTCCATCTCTCAAGAACCATATAAGCTTTCTGTCCTAGCAGCTCCACTCTGTTCTGATTTTCCTGTCTGCACACCGGATCCCTCTGCTCACTCAAAGCTTTTACAGCTTTGGTCTGCCCAGGCCTTTAAGGCCACAGATCCTTAAGGCCCAAAGCCTTCTTGGCTCTAGGGCAGCTTGGCTCTAGAGCAAGTGCAGCAGCCCTCGCATCAGCAGAGGCACCTTGGCTGTAGTCCACCAACATCATCTGGACGTCTCGGTCAAGATGGTTTGATTGTCCCTGTACTGAGTACTTTTTTCCCCTGATTGTCACCTCCATCTTTGGGGCTGAATGGCCCTAACCCTCCTAGCATCTGTTGTTCTGTCGGGCCCTGGTGTTTGTCTGGCTGAGAGCACAGATATTGGAATCAGGTAGGCCTGCCATTGACTGCCGAGAGCCTTTTACTCTTTGAATGTCTTGCTACTCGTTTGGTAAATGATAGAATTACTGACTCATAGGATTGCTGTATGGGTTAATGAGGAAATCTGTAGCCAAGGCTGGGCACATAGGAGGTGCTCAGTAACTGTTGCTGTGGCTGTTGTGTGTTGCAAGCCTTTACTGTTTCTAAAGACCTTCCCTAAGCAGGATTAGGGGTTGAAGAGTAAAGGATGAATTTATTGATTAAGGAAGACTCTGGGAGAGCTCAAGATAGGCCTTTCAACAGctttattttataagatttttagAGATTCTTAATAGATTTTGAGCAGTTCTTTGAGTGAGGTGATGTGGGAGCTGGGTCTCCATAAATCACAACTGATTGATGCCATTTGGAGTGGGGATTGGCAGAAGACTGTGTCTGTTGTTTCTGGCCTTGCAGTGGGCCCAGATCAGCACATACTAGGCCAAACTATGGGCAGAGAAGACTAGTTCTGGGAGAAGATGACTGGGATGACAAGTCCTTGGCCTCTTCCAAAAGGCATCTGCCATGGGCCCAGGTATAAAGATACAGTCTGTTCTACCTATTTCTAAGGgctcccctgctggctcagacggtaaagacttATTTCCAAGAACAAGACCTTAGAGGAACCACTGGCACACAGGTTCCAGGACTCTGCACCAGTTGAGTACCTCCAGTAAGGGGGTGTTTTGAGACAGGTTGTACAGGCCAGAGGGCATGTTTGGAGGCTGGGCTGTGAACCATCCAGCAGACACTGTTCAGTACCTCTGCACGCGCTTCTTGCTGCCGAATCCTCATCTGACTAGCAGAGTCTTACTCATCCTTCCAGACAGCCTAGTTGTTTCCTACTCCATTACTCCCAAAGCAGAACTACTTTCTTCGTCTGCATTCTCAAAGCACTACAGGAAGAGATCAACTGCCACATTTAAATACTGTGTGACGATTGTTTTGTGCATTAGGCTGCAGTCTTCTCAGCTcatatttatctttgtgtttcCAGAGCTGGTCACTTGAGATCCATCCAAGGAGGTGATAAAGATGACAGGGTTTGTGGACCAGTGAGAAGCAGGGGTGTTGCAGGAACCCAGGTTTGGCCAGATGATGAGGTCACTAGTGACAGTGCAAGGAGTGGGCAGGTGGGAGAACTTTGGCTGGGAGGACTGGTGGGACATTGAGGCTTGGTGAGAGAAAGGAATTCTGAGGCAGATGTTGGGTTTCTGGCTTAAGCAACTAGTTGCGCTGGTGACACCATTCAAAATGTTGGGATTTTGGTACCTAGATGATCATTTGGAAGCGGGACATAAACTCAGCAGCCAGGGGAGGTAATTCAAATCATCGTAATAGATAAGATAACCAGAGTAAGATAACCAGAAGAGAAAATGGCTTGGAAGAGAACTCTGAGGAGCATTTAATGGATAGAAAAAGGCAAATGAACCAGTAAAGGTGACAAGAGAAGGTGGGGCCAGAGATGGAGTAAAACCAGGAGAGTGGATTTCTTAATGTGGAAGGAATGGGAAGGTTTTAGGCTGTTGGATGCTCTTGAAAGGTCTGTTAAAATGAGAGAAAGGTCAGATTTTGGCAGGGAGAGGATTTCTGCTTAATGTTGAGGGGTGTGAATTTATAGTGGTATTGTTCATGAATGTATAGTTACACCAGTCGGCCCAATGGTGTGGTTATCTCTGCCTGCTCAGGAATCTAGGTGTAACTGTAGGAAAAATGAGTACTAAGGGATCATCCAGAGTTGAAACCTTACCACACAATTGAAATGAAATCAAGCAAAGGAGTTTCAGACCATTCACAAGTTAGTGATGTCTATGCTGGGCCATGGAACTTTGTAGAACAACTGAGTAGAGTGAAGACAGGAGTAGGTAGTTTCACTGGGGGTAATTAAAAAAGTGCCCTGGGAAGATGGGAGGCTGCGGTCAGAAACTGGAATGTCTGAATAGTTCATACTGGAAGCACAGCAGACGCAGGCAGTGGCCAAGTTTAAGAGTTATAGGAGTGAGTCGTAGTTAGAGGAGTGAGTGCCTGAGAGGAGTGCACGGGAGGTTGCGTGGAGATTGATTATTGCATGGAGGGCTCAGGTATTGGGAGTGGGTCTGCATGGACTTTGAAGTGCTCCAAGAAGATGATAGAAGTTAGCATGGAACAGTGCCAATGTCTTGAAGAAGGGGCAGATTCAGGAAATCTGCAGACAGAGTAGGAGAGGCCGGATAGCACAAATTCAGAAGGACAGAGGGTCACACAGCCGACTAGAGAGACTTCCATTAATGATGTGAGGCTGGTGAGTGCCAGGCAGCCAAGACAATACCCTGACAGTCGTCTCCAACTTACCAGAATTCTCTGGGGATTACAGGGGAAACAACTGTTGCAGCAGCTTCATGGGGTGGGAACCTCTTGGGATCATGGGGAGGCAAGCTGTAAAGTCTAAGGACATCTGCCTCATTATAGAACATACATCAACTTTTTACAGTGTCATATCCCTGTTTCCTCCCAGGTGTTATGTATATTCCTAGATCTTGATTAGTTTTTCCTGTTTGTTATCATGCTCAACAGGACAGCTGGGGtctgccttcctccctcttttgCTTTCCTTCCCTTACTTAAAATTTGGATTCTTTCTTTGCCTGTTCTGGCTCCAGCCACCTGAATAAACATCTTTCTGGGTCTGACTCAGGCCCCCAACTCCCCCTATCTCAGGCCAGCCTCCACCTGCTTTTCCATCAATTCTGAAAGCAGGACTTCTGAGTGTGGGTCATCACTGCTCCATTATCAGCTTCAGGACCATCTCTCGTTCAAGCCCGGGCTTCAGTGTCTGATATTGAGAGCCTAGACTGAAGAAAGAACAGTGTATACTCCCTTAAGAAAAAGCAGCATACCAGCAGTTTAAGGAACAATGAGATCAGTTTAAGGTACAATTTGAGAATAGGATGAAGGAGTGGCAGTTATAGTAAGAGGTAAATGGGAGTGGGAAAGAGTCTTAACTGGAGCCTCCACTGGGAGCATTCAGGAAGCTTGAGGTGTTTATTCCTAAAGCCAGGAAATGATACACCTGGAGTCTGACTCCTGCCCTGGAAATGCAGAGGGCGAGCAGAGGCTCACTTTCCGTGGTGGACCCCGGGGTGTGCTGCTGCTTTTGCATTGGTCTGTGTTCTAGAATTTGCTGAAGTGAACCATGCAGGAGGGTATCCTGTGCACCTTGTAGCAGGGAAAGCATCCGGTGGTCTAGAGTGCTGTCCAGCAGGACCATTGAAGAGgtaaggaagcacagagaggttaggagtGTGCCATCTGGACTAAGGAGGGAACTGTAGGATACTACCCAGAATAAAGCTGCACCCACCAGGGTAAAGGGGACTGCAGAAAAAGGACAGCAAGATGCCCCCTTTCAATCTGTGAGGCCCATGGGACCCAGAAATATCCAACTGGGCAAAAGCTGTCTTAtccccttccttctctgcagTTGGGCCCAGAGCAGTCAGCAGCTATTAGGTGCAGAGGAGGTGAAAAGAGCAGAGAGCCTAGAGATCATCCCCCATCTTCTCCAGTGCAGGCTTCTTGACTTTAGTGGGATAGAGCTGAGAGGTGAAAACAGCTAAAGCCAGAAGAGGTGCAGATTATTTATTGTTACATAGGATTAGATGTTGTAATCACTTGAGATTGGGTTTGTATCTTATACTGATCCTAAGAATCTGTGAACTGAGAATGAGCCGTAAGTCACAGGCTTGCCACAGCTTTTCTCTGAATGAAAAAAGGTCAGAGGGGTGGTGAGAGACAAGAATAAAGTTGGATTTGGATAGCAGTCTGTGCTCATGCTTCCTCAGCATCCGTTTTAGAGGTTGACTACCCCTGCAGTCACCGGTGTGCTCCAGCTTTTGTTCTTGTAACACAGTCCTAAGGGAACACAGTCCCCAAAGAAACAACATGATCTTGGCGGAGACACAGCTCAGCTCTAGTCACTCAACCACTTACATAATTGCACAAAGCCCTTCACAGATTTTCACAGAGATCTCTAGGTTGTCCTCCATCCCCGGTGACTTCCCAGGCTGGCCACCTGGTTCTGACTACTATAGTCACCACATTACCCGTCCAGCTGCTTCCACTCCTGTTCCCAGAGCAATTCATTTGCCGCACAGCCAAGTTGAGCCTTCTTAGAATGTAAGTCAGATATGTCACTTCTCTGCTTACTCTGAGAACGAAAGGCAGACTCCTTTCCAGGGCCTAGGTGATCTtgcccaggcctccctctccaacTGCATCTTAATCCACTCCTTCCGCATGAAAAACTCTAGCTGCACgggctttctttttattcttcaagCGTTCCAAGCCATTTCTACTTCTGGGTCTTTATAATTGCCACTTCGTCTTCCCAGGGCACTTTTCCCTGGTGAGTTCATTTTCATCTTCCAGATCTTCACATTAGCATCATGTATTCTGTAAAAAACAGGCTAGATCTCACCAGGATGTCCTTTTCCTGGACGCATAGTTAAATTACATTTCCCAGCTCCTTGCCTCAAGGTGAGGCTGTGTGCATAGTCCTTCCCAGTGGAAAGTAAGTAGAAGTGATGTTTCGCTACCAGACAGGGCAGTTAAAGAGTGGATGAACCTTCTCTGTATTCTCCACCCCTTCATCTGCCTTTCAAGGTAACCTTGAAGCAGGTGTTTTGAAGATGGAGTCAGAGAATAGACCTCTGGATGATTGAGCCCCGGCTTAGAGGAAAATGGCTTGACCAAGAACATCCACATTGGTTTTTACAAAGAATAACCTCTTTTGCATTAATTTAGTGAGTTTGGGGACTGTTACAGTCATTAGCATTATATACCCTGGCTAATATATCTTCTCGGGACATCCCGTCCACCTTAGTCTTGATCACAAAACAAGGAAACCTGTGTTTCCTTCAGGGTACTTcagacatttaattattttaccaGATGCCAGTTTACACTATCCCTTGTCCTATCAATTGAACTCCTAATTGGGGAAAAAATGCTCACATGAGGAAATGGAGAGAATGATTTTATCAGTTACATTTTGATTgtgagcacccccccccccccccgccaaaaaaaaaatcttcctaaagAATATCTCAAGTTAGGTTTTTCATCTCATAAAACTAGAAACCTGGTGGTTGTTGGCACTGGCTCAGGAATTCAAGGATCTTAGCAGTTAGGTCTGTGTGGTTCTCTTGGTCTCTTGATTCTcatggtcacaaagagacacCTTGTGATTAATCAGAAACACCCTACTTAGCCTTCTCAGGAGCCTCACAGATTGCCATAGCCCCTGTCTTTTTGGTTTTACTTCAAGGGTCCTTCTACATTGTTAATACTCTGGTGTAAATATGTTCCATTATTCCCTAGAACATGACTGAGATCAGTCTGAAATActaacattttaaatacatttgtcttccccaccccttcccacatCTCAGTGACTTGTCAGCAACTCCTCCAGTTCAAAGCTATTCTCCCTCCAGCTCAGTTGGGGTGGGGAAACTGTCAGGGTTCTGTgtatttcactcattttttacCTCCTCTGTCACTTCTAGAATTGGGATGGGGAAGGGTATATTAGAGGCAGAAAGGCTAAACTTTTGGTTTAGTTTGGCTTCATCAGTGCGTTCTACTAAGACAGGCATTTAAATGTTGGTTCAGTGTGTGAGGTGTTGGGGTTCTTTGGAGCCACCCCCTGCCCCTTGGGGACTTTTGCACTAACTGGCCCTGGTTCCCTCCTCAAGATACTCATCCCACACCCCTCAGCTTCTGACCCTGGCAGTGTATCCATAGCCtcctagtgctaaagaacctcaCCCTGGCCGGCAGCCCTCCTGAGAGAGGTCTCAGCCAACATCTTAAGAGTGGTTATCTTTCTGGGAGCCCCAGGAAGCCCCTGCTTGTTTGTCCTGCCAAAGGACAGAAGTGCAGCCCGACTAGCAGCTGGCTCCTCTCCCCTCGCCCTGCCCCAGCTAGCCTGACTCTGACCTCTCCATTCTCTCTGGCTCCAGACCCCTACAAGTGTCTTGGGTTACTTTCTCCCAACAAGCCTCCACCCCAGTGGCCTTGTTGAACTGAGGCTGTAAGTTTCTGAGTGCAGCAAGCCTCCCACTAGAGAATGTAATGCTGAATGAATATAAGGTCTCTCCCTGCCATGAGAATACAAAACGACTGCAAGTGGTCCTCTGAGAGCCCTCCTCACGTGATTGAGGAGAGAGGGAACAGCACTGCTTCTTTGCCTTTCAGGGGGACGTTCGCTCTGTTCCTCCAAATTCCCGTCAATGAAGCTGGTGTTTCTAACTGCATGTGCGGTAGGAGGGTTAGTGAGCTCTGGATCAGCTTTATTATCTAAGAGTAAATCCTgggttgggcttccccagtggctcttcATTAAAgggtccacctgcaatgcaggagatgtggcagGAGCTGcacgtttgattcctgggtcaggatcccctggagaaggaaatggcaacccactctagtagtcttgcttggaaaatctcatggacagaggagccgggcgggctacagtccatggggtcgcaaagagtcggacatgacttagtgactgaacaacatatcCTATATAGATATATCTAGGGCCTTTATTTAATATCCTCTTAACTgtgcaagtattttttaaaaatacttatttatttgattgccTCGGGTCTTAGTTTTGGCGTAGGGATCTTTCGTTccggcttctctctagctgtggcttgtgagcttagttgccctgcagcatgtaggatcttagttcccccaccagcattgaacctgtgttccttgcattggaaggcagattcttaaccactggaccaccagggaaacccttgcacaagcatttttataaaatgtgaattgttcttgtgtgtgtgcttaacgTACAGAGTACTGTGAACAAATTTTGtcttatttcttacttttttcctTCACTCAACTATATTTTTAATATCCATCTGTGTATCTCAGTCAGGAAAATAGAAACCACACTAAATTTTTCAAATAGAGGACATTTAATGCAGAGAATTGATTCCTAGTGACAAAAGCCAGTCAAAAGAAAATGCTTGATGTAATTAAAAATTGAGAACTGGAGAAATCAGATACTGTCCAAAGGCCTGGGAAAACCAAGCGGAAGAAGCGATGTCATTATCAGAAACCAGGAGCTCAGAGAAGTGGCCCCTTTTGACTGGTCAATACTCAGACTTTTGTGGGGGAGGCTCCCTCCACATAACCTGGCCTTGAGGGTGGGGCGCACAGTCTGACTCTTCCCTGGCTGTCACGCCGGAAACTGATCTGCTGCTGGTATCTCAGAAGTGTAGCGAAGCTGCTGTGGAGTGCAGAAGAAGCCAGTAGCCAGAGCCAACTGTCTGCAGCTGCAGTACTGTAACAGCAGCTGGAAAACAGGAATGAAGACCCTCCCCACTGtgtttcactttcagtttccctTTATG from Budorcas taxicolor isolate Tak-1 chromosome 15, Takin1.1, whole genome shotgun sequence includes the following:
- the RRP8 gene encoding ribosomal RNA-processing protein 8, yielding MFEEPEWAEEAPVVADLGSVALGLRPTATSQIKGANRRQLLATLRALEVASVPQQPPSLPGSDSEEEEKVVETKKKRTKKGLFAGASSEVEEKRKKKRHKQGPPSSDSKEEEVERKKCHKGVLLGSDLAEEEEKKRKCQKQIPSNLAQPLDSVDQTDSKAWNSSATSDLTKPTCETPSSNPPHTLSRKQWRNRQKNKRRQKNKFRPSQPPEQAPTPASAEEAEVPSAPSPDSHGARAEALRARMAQRLDGARFRYLNEQLYSGPSSAAQHLFQEDPEAFLLYHRGFQNQVKKWPLQPVDRIARDLRQRPASLVVADFGCGDCRLASSIRNRVHCFDLASLDPRVTVCDMAQVPLEDESIDVAVFCLSLMGTNIRDFLEEANRVLKPGGLLKVAEVSSRFEDVRTFLGAVTKLGFKVISKDLTNSHFFLFDFEKTGPPRVGPKTQLSGLKLQPCLYKRR